A single region of the Leptolyngbya subtilissima AS-A7 genome encodes:
- the pstS gene encoding phosphate ABC transporter substrate-binding protein PstS: protein MIVERKVWLAAALPVVLAVAACGGGSSPTTETDPNASPVSAGDGSGTTIAISGAGATFPAPIFQRWFDAYTRQVDFDVQVSYQSVGSGAGLEQYIAGTVDFGASEAPITDSEDLTQAFVDAFGYAPIQVPITGGLLSFSYNLPGIDDLELRLSRDVYCGIVTGEITQWSDAAIAAINPDIEMPDLPITWAHRSDGSGTTFVFVNHIDTVCDGWAGGVGTSVDWPVGIGGQGNEGVAATIQQTEGAIGYLSYAYAALKDIDSALVENNAGNYVEPSPETAGNALLDEEIPDDFALLVPDPTGENSYPIVGLTWVMIYKNYEDAAKWEAMRDVFEWSLGPEGRAIAEELLYVPLPEPLVERIQEVFDTVNAG from the coding sequence ATGATTGTTGAGCGCAAAGTATGGCTAGCGGCGGCTTTGCCCGTGGTTTTGGCGGTAGCGGCCTGTGGTGGCGGCTCTTCTCCCACTACCGAGACCGACCCCAATGCTTCCCCGGTGTCCGCTGGCGACGGCAGCGGCACCACTATTGCGATCAGCGGTGCTGGGGCGACATTTCCTGCGCCGATTTTCCAGCGCTGGTTTGACGCCTATACCCGTCAAGTTGACTTCGATGTGCAGGTGAGCTACCAGTCGGTGGGCAGTGGCGCTGGCTTAGAGCAGTACATCGCCGGCACCGTAGACTTTGGCGCGTCTGAGGCCCCAATTACCGATTCCGAAGATCTCACCCAGGCTTTCGTCGACGCCTTTGGTTACGCCCCCATTCAGGTGCCGATCACTGGCGGTTTATTATCGTTCTCCTATAATCTTCCTGGGATTGACGATCTGGAGCTGCGCCTTTCCCGCGATGTCTACTGCGGCATCGTCACGGGCGAAATTACCCAGTGGAGCGACGCTGCGATCGCGGCGATCAACCCCGACATAGAGATGCCTGACCTGCCCATCACTTGGGCTCACCGCTCCGACGGTTCGGGCACTACCTTTGTCTTTGTCAACCACATTGACACCGTCTGCGACGGCTGGGCCGGCGGCGTTGGCACCTCCGTCGACTGGCCCGTGGGCATTGGTGGCCAGGGCAATGAGGGGGTAGCTGCTACGATTCAGCAAACCGAAGGCGCGATTGGCTATCTGTCCTACGCCTATGCTGCTCTCAAGGACATTGATTCAGCGTTGGTGGAAAACAACGCCGGCAACTACGTCGAGCCCTCCCCCGAAACCGCAGGCAATGCCCTTCTCGATGAAGAAATACCGGACGACTTTGCCCTGCTTGTGCCCGACCCAACTGGCGAAAACTCCTACCCCATCGTCGGTCTAACCTGGGTGATGATCTATAAGAACTACGAAGACGCAGCCAAGTGGGAAGCCATGCGCGACGTGTTTGAGTGGTCCCTCGGCCCCGAAGGCCGCGCCATTGCTGAAGAGTTGCTCTATGTGCCTCTGCCCGAGCCCCTGGTGGAGCGGATTCAAGAGGTGTTTGACACCGTTAACGCGGGCTAA
- a CDS encoding replicative DNA helicase, protein MVQNLKFDAVSDRLPPQNIEAEEAILGGILLDPEAINRVMEILTPDAFYIGAHRDIYKGALALHAKGQPADLMTIAVWLKDNGKLEQVGGQTRLAQLVDRTISAANIDQYATLVMDKYTRRLLIQTGGEISQLGYDTTLPIENVMDQSEQRLFGITQSRPQGGLTSTSDILIETFSEIEQRSLGVVLPGIPCGFYDLDAMTQGFQRSDLIIAAARPSMGKTSFVLNIARNIAALQKLPVAIYSLEMSKVQLVYRLLSSEVEMESSRLRTGRIAQNEWEKLGHAISILSQMPIFIDDTPSISVTEIRSRCRRLQAEQGGALGLILIDYLQLMEGGGDNRVQELSKMTRSLKGLARELNVPIIALSQLSRGVESRTNKRPMMSDLRECVTGDTLVVLADGRRVPIQELVGSTPDVVSLDEQGKLTQAQADLVWQVGTRPIYELTTASGRKIRATEKHRLYTLDGWQRLEQLKKGSRIGVAQHLPEPAVAETWPELRLALLGQLIGDGSYLKGQPLRYTTSSEDNSQIVKLAAEQEFGCEVKRYRGRGQWHQLLISGNGNRWHPAGVNRWLRQLGIFNQPSREKRIPAEVFQLSNQQVGLLLKHLWATDGCISVRKGRGGDAVFFSTSSEGLARDVAALLLRLGIWASVFWQPSQCFTVNVQGSVNQLRFLTRVGAFGPRVEPATALRLKLESIISNPNRDTLPREVFERVKADMRAQGISQRQMATLRGTSYGGTSHFKFAPSRQTLLSYAEILANESLKEIAAADIFWDEVLSIEPAGEEPVYDLTVPGPASWLADGIVSHNSGAIEQDADLIMMLYREEYYDPDTPDRGIAEIIITKHRNGPTGTVKLLFEPQFTRFRNLATPGM, encoded by the coding sequence ATGGTTCAGAATCTCAAGTTTGATGCGGTCAGCGATCGCCTGCCACCCCAAAACATCGAGGCCGAAGAGGCCATTCTGGGCGGGATTTTGCTCGACCCTGAAGCCATTAACCGGGTGATGGAGATTCTCACCCCCGACGCCTTTTACATCGGTGCCCACCGGGATATTTATAAGGGGGCGCTGGCCCTTCACGCCAAGGGGCAGCCCGCTGATCTGATGACCATCGCCGTCTGGCTGAAGGACAACGGCAAGCTCGAACAGGTGGGCGGCCAAACCCGCCTGGCTCAACTGGTCGATCGCACCATCAGCGCCGCCAACATCGACCAGTACGCCACCCTGGTGATGGATAAGTACACCCGCCGCCTGCTGATTCAAACCGGCGGCGAGATTTCTCAGCTGGGCTACGACACGACGTTGCCCATTGAGAATGTGATGGATCAGTCGGAGCAGCGGCTGTTTGGCATTACCCAGTCGCGACCTCAGGGGGGCTTGACCTCTACGTCCGATATTTTGATTGAGACTTTTTCGGAGATCGAGCAGCGATCGCTCGGCGTTGTGCTGCCTGGCATCCCCTGCGGTTTCTACGACTTAGATGCCATGACCCAGGGTTTTCAGCGCTCAGACCTGATTATTGCTGCTGCCCGTCCGTCAATGGGCAAGACCAGCTTCGTGCTGAACATAGCTCGCAACATTGCGGCTTTACAGAAGCTTCCTGTAGCTATTTATAGCCTGGAAATGTCGAAGGTGCAGCTGGTCTACCGCTTGCTCTCCAGCGAAGTGGAGATGGAAAGCAGCCGCTTGCGTACCGGGCGCATTGCCCAGAACGAGTGGGAAAAACTGGGCCACGCCATCAGCATTCTCTCCCAGATGCCGATTTTCATCGACGATACCCCCAGCATTTCAGTGACCGAGATTCGCTCTCGCTGCCGCCGCCTCCAGGCCGAGCAGGGCGGTGCCCTGGGGCTGATTTTGATCGACTATCTCCAGCTGATGGAGGGTGGCGGCGACAACCGGGTGCAGGAACTGTCGAAGATGACGCGATCGCTCAAGGGTCTCGCCCGCGAACTCAACGTACCGATCATCGCCCTCTCCCAGCTCAGCCGGGGCGTCGAATCGCGCACCAACAAGCGTCCAATGATGAGCGACCTACGGGAGTGCGTCACTGGCGATACCCTGGTTGTCCTCGCAGACGGTCGACGAGTACCGATTCAGGAGTTGGTAGGCAGCACCCCAGACGTGGTGAGTTTAGATGAACAGGGTAAGTTGACCCAGGCTCAGGCCGACTTAGTTTGGCAGGTGGGTACTCGCCCAATTTATGAGTTGACCACAGCCAGCGGACGCAAAATTCGCGCGACTGAAAAGCACCGACTCTATACCCTCGATGGCTGGCAGCGATTAGAGCAGTTGAAGAAGGGGAGCCGTATTGGTGTGGCTCAGCATCTGCCCGAACCTGCTGTTGCCGAGACCTGGCCTGAGTTAAGGCTGGCACTACTAGGGCAGCTAATTGGCGATGGTAGCTACCTCAAGGGGCAGCCCCTTCGATACACCACCAGCTCCGAAGACAATAGCCAGATCGTCAAATTAGCTGCTGAGCAAGAATTTGGCTGTGAGGTAAAGCGCTACAGGGGCAGAGGGCAGTGGCATCAGCTTTTGATCTCTGGTAACGGCAATCGCTGGCACCCTGCTGGAGTAAATCGTTGGTTACGGCAGCTTGGCATCTTTAATCAGCCTTCTCGGGAGAAACGCATTCCTGCCGAAGTATTTCAGCTCTCTAATCAACAGGTAGGTCTTCTCCTAAAACACTTGTGGGCAACCGATGGCTGTATCTCTGTACGCAAGGGCAGAGGCGGAGACGCCGTATTCTTCTCTACTAGCAGTGAGGGCTTGGCCCGTGATGTTGCCGCTCTACTCCTAAGGCTTGGTATTTGGGCCTCCGTGTTTTGGCAGCCAAGTCAGTGTTTTACCGTCAACGTTCAGGGTAGCGTCAACCAGCTGAGGTTCTTAACTCGGGTTGGGGCTTTTGGCCCTAGGGTAGAACCCGCCACCGCTCTACGGCTCAAGCTTGAGAGCATCATCTCAAATCCCAACCGAGACACCTTGCCCAGAGAAGTTTTTGAGCGAGTCAAGGCTGATATGAGAGCCCAGGGCATTAGTCAACGCCAAATGGCAACCTTGCGAGGCACCTCCTACGGCGGGACATCACACTTCAAATTCGCTCCTTCGCGGCAAACACTCCTCAGCTACGCAGAGATTTTGGCCAATGAATCCCTCAAGGAAATTGCCGCAGCAGATATTTTCTGGGATGAAGTGCTTTCTATTGAGCCTGCGGGGGAAGAACCCGTGTATGACCTGACTGTACCAGGGCCTGCCTCTTGGCTAGCAGACGGCATTGTGTCCCACAACTCAGGTGCAATCGAGCAGGACGCAGACTTGATCATGATGCTCTACCGCGAAGAGTACTACGACCCCGACACCCCCGATCGCGGCATTGCCGAGATCATCATCACCAAGCACCGCAACGGCCCTACCGGCACCGTCAAGCTGCTGTTCGAGCCGCAGTTTACTCGCTTCCGCAACCTGGCCACCCCGGGTATGTAG
- a CDS encoding dienelactone hydrolase family protein — protein sequence MGDMISFKRPDGQSCQGYYVEPASGSTAPGIVVIQEWWGLNDQIKGVADQLVQQGYRVLVPDLYKGEVTVEAAEAEHLMNDLDFGDAATQNIRGAVQHLKATSPKVAVMGYCMGGALTVLAAVYAPETDVAISWYGVPPAEAADVSTIAIPFQGHFAQQDEFFSPDAVKAFEARLQKGGVNYESYWYDAHHAFGNENNDIHDPEATQLAWERSLTFLATHLG from the coding sequence ATGGGCGACATGATTAGCTTTAAGCGACCCGATGGCCAATCGTGCCAGGGCTACTACGTCGAGCCGGCTAGCGGCAGCACCGCCCCCGGCATTGTCGTGATTCAAGAGTGGTGGGGCCTCAACGATCAGATCAAGGGCGTGGCCGACCAGCTAGTTCAGCAGGGTTACCGGGTGCTGGTGCCCGATCTCTACAAAGGCGAAGTCACTGTAGAAGCCGCCGAGGCCGAGCACCTGATGAACGACCTCGACTTTGGCGATGCCGCCACTCAAAACATTCGTGGCGCGGTGCAGCACCTTAAGGCCACCAGCCCCAAGGTGGCGGTAATGGGCTACTGCATGGGCGGGGCACTGACGGTACTGGCGGCGGTGTACGCCCCCGAGACTGACGTGGCTATCAGCTGGTACGGGGTACCTCCGGCAGAAGCTGCCGATGTCAGCACGATCGCAATTCCGTTCCAAGGGCACTTTGCCCAGCAAGACGAGTTCTTTTCGCCAGACGCAGTGAAGGCGTTTGAAGCGCGGCTCCAAAAGGGCGGTGTGAACTACGAGTCTTACTGGTACGACGCCCACCACGCCTTTGGCAATGAGAACAACGACATTCATGACCCCGAAGCTACTCAGCTGGCTTGGGAGCGATCGCTCACCTTCCTCGCCACCCACTTAGGCTAG
- a CDS encoding CheR family methyltransferase: MSAVVQHTAINVTAFFRDSTSWDALRTDVLPTIFRSKASTEPIRIWSAGCASGEETYSIAMLLAELLGLEQFQARVKIYATDLDEDALATARQAIYSSHKIDGLSETQLSTFFDHKDEIYTFSKELRRSVIFGRHDLVQDAPISRIDLLLCRNTLMYFNAETQARILTRFHFALNDNGYLFLGKAEMLLTHSKLFSPVQLKGRIFTKVPQLSGRDRLLIMAQTGHEATVDDLTDQLRLLETAFDVSPVARIVLKHNGVLVLANQRVKVLFGLSQQDIGRPLQDLELSYRPVELRSCLEETYERRRTVNLPDVAWQNPRGDSVFFEVQVTPLFGSDSAILGASISFVDITQFKRLQAELEHANQELEMAYEELQSTNEELETTNEELQSTNEELETTNEELQSTNEELETMNEELQSANEELQTLNEELQRSSGDLNQSNTFLECVFASLKGGVAVVNRDLQVQIWNNKAEDLWGLRPEEVVGQYFLNLDMGLPVEQLRQPIRDCLASAGVGSVELTIEAVNRKGRSLSCHITCTPLVNAKKQVQGVILIME, translated from the coding sequence ATTTCAGCAGTTGTTCAACACACTGCTATCAACGTCACCGCATTTTTTCGCGATTCCACCAGCTGGGATGCCCTGCGCACCGACGTCTTACCGACAATTTTTCGCTCCAAGGCAAGCACCGAACCCATCCGAATTTGGAGCGCTGGCTGCGCCTCCGGCGAAGAAACCTACTCCATTGCCATGCTGCTGGCGGAGCTGCTGGGCCTTGAGCAGTTTCAGGCCAGAGTCAAAATCTATGCCACCGATCTCGACGAAGACGCTCTGGCAACGGCGCGCCAGGCCATCTACTCTAGCCACAAGATAGACGGTCTATCAGAAACCCAGCTCAGCACATTTTTTGACCACAAAGACGAAATTTACACCTTTAGCAAAGAGCTGCGGCGATCGGTCATTTTTGGTCGCCACGACCTGGTTCAAGATGCCCCGATCTCTAGGATTGACCTGCTGCTGTGCCGCAACACGTTGATGTATTTCAACGCTGAAACCCAGGCTCGAATTTTGACCCGGTTTCACTTTGCCCTCAACGACAACGGCTATCTGTTCTTGGGCAAAGCCGAAATGCTGCTCACCCACAGCAAACTCTTTAGCCCGGTGCAGCTAAAGGGGCGCATCTTTACTAAGGTGCCTCAGTTGAGCGGGCGCGATCGCCTGCTGATTATGGCTCAAACCGGTCACGAAGCCACTGTCGATGACCTGACCGACCAGCTTCGCTTGCTAGAGACCGCCTTTGACGTCAGCCCAGTGGCCCGCATTGTGCTCAAGCACAACGGCGTGTTGGTTTTGGCCAACCAGCGCGTCAAGGTGCTCTTTGGTCTCTCCCAGCAGGATATCGGTCGCCCCCTGCAAGATTTAGAACTCTCCTACCGCCCCGTAGAGCTGCGCTCTTGCCTAGAAGAAACCTACGAACGCCGCCGCACCGTCAACCTGCCCGATGTCGCCTGGCAAAATCCTCGAGGTGATTCCGTTTTCTTCGAGGTGCAGGTCACCCCGCTGTTTGGCAGCGACAGCGCCATTCTTGGAGCCAGCATTAGCTTTGTCGATATCACCCAGTTCAAACGGTTGCAGGCCGAGCTAGAGCACGCCAACCAAGAGCTAGAGATGGCCTACGAAGAGCTGCAATCCACCAACGAAGAACTAGAAACCACCAATGAAGAGCTGCAATCCACCAACGAAGAACTAGAAACCACCAACGAAGAGCTGCAATCCACCAACGAAGAGTTGGAAACCATGAACGAAGAACTGCAATCGGCCAACGAAGAACTCCAAACCCTCAACGAAGAACTCCAGCGTAGCAGCGGCGACCTAAATCAAAGCAACACGTTTCTAGAATGCGTATTCGCTAGTCTCAAAGGCGGCGTGGCAGTGGTCAACCGCGACCTGCAAGTGCAAATTTGGAATAACAAAGCCGAAGACCTCTGGGGCCTGCGCCCCGAAGAAGTCGTCGGCCAATATTTCCTCAACCTAGATATGGGTCTGCCGGTAGAGCAGCTGCGCCAGCCCATTCGCGACTGCCTGGCCTCAGCCGGCGTCGGCTCCGTCGAGCTGACCATTGAGGCCGTTAACCGCAAGGGCCGCAGCCTAAGCTGCCACATTACCTGCACCCCTTTGGTAAACGCCAAAAAGCAGGTGCAGGGCGTAATCCTGATCATGGAATAG